A genomic window from Candidatus Eisenbacteria bacterium includes:
- a CDS encoding ethylbenzene dehydrogenase-related protein: MNKKEAYCAIALTVVLSLLLVGCEDKKGLNPAPTAGGVLEVYDVSDTLRRTATGTGVRVISRRPAVNGTYTDIEWIAIPHTYIRMDGLSGNGGSAFYLTAKAAYTFNYVYFFFQWADNRENKYWRPVVYEGPDWTAADNCTTRADSLTNPVFWARSDDDEDRFALLFDMGSAVGEYGTFWGTGCASFCHGAQAGLKTISGSLDLWQWEASRSNAEYVDIFSGDNRTQTGFCEDGFVDATGVHLDSGDSLYTPNFDRTLTPTSDPALGYVPYRISGGTNGGFAKSRYVFKDSSKPLRKCDIKNPANEDNLWKKGDPFPSFLMRKKFTGDSDPQNPAYNNSNVDIMAKGVWVSPSLGRGRWTLEIVRKLDTLHPQEDVVFDIDNTKDYVFSIAIMDNSGRIHSGSQPLTLHFRPREAKNHQ; encoded by the coding sequence ATGAACAAAAAAGAAGCTTATTGCGCAATTGCACTAACGGTTGTTCTTTCCCTTCTGCTTGTGGGCTGCGAGGACAAGAAAGGCCTCAATCCCGCTCCCACGGCTGGCGGCGTCCTCGAGGTCTATGATGTCTCCGATACGCTCCGCAGGACGGCAACGGGCACCGGGGTGAGAGTAATCTCGAGGCGTCCGGCAGTGAATGGAACCTACACGGACATCGAATGGATTGCTATTCCCCATACATACATCAGAATGGACGGGCTGAGCGGGAATGGCGGATCAGCATTCTATCTTACGGCTAAGGCTGCCTACACGTTCAACTACGTCTATTTCTTCTTCCAGTGGGCCGACAATCGCGAGAACAAATACTGGCGGCCTGTGGTGTATGAGGGCCCCGATTGGACGGCGGCAGATAACTGCACAACGAGAGCAGATTCACTGACCAACCCGGTTTTCTGGGCTCGTTCTGACGATGACGAGGACAGATTCGCCCTACTTTTTGACATGGGATCCGCGGTAGGGGAATATGGAACGTTTTGGGGAACCGGGTGTGCATCTTTCTGCCACGGAGCTCAAGCCGGCTTGAAAACCATTTCGGGTAGCCTCGACCTTTGGCAGTGGGAAGCGTCAAGGTCCAATGCCGAATATGTGGATATCTTCAGCGGGGACAACAGGACGCAGACAGGATTCTGTGAAGACGGCTTTGTTGATGCGACAGGTGTTCATCTGGACTCCGGCGATTCCCTCTACACGCCTAACTTCGATCGCACGCTCACGCCCACCTCTGATCCCGCGCTTGGGTATGTTCCATACAGGATTTCGGGAGGCACTAACGGAGGTTTCGCAAAATCGAGATACGTGTTCAAGGATTCGTCAAAGCCGCTCAGGAAGTGCGACATCAAGAACCCGGCAAACGAGGATAACTTGTGGAAGAAGGGGGATCCTTTTCCGAGTTTCTTGATGAGGAAGAAGTTCACCGGTGACAGCGACCCTCAGAATCCCGCATACAACAACAGCAACGTTGACATAATGGCGAAAGGGGTGTGGGTATCTCCATCTCTCGGCAGAGGAAGATGGACACTCGAAATCGTGCGAAAACTCGATACCCTTCATCCTCAGGAGGATGTTGTCTTTGACATTGACAACACAAAGGACTATGTCTTCTCAATCGCAATCATGGATAATTCCGGAAGGATACACAGTGGGTCTCAGCCTCTTACGCTGCACTTCAGGCCTAGGGAGGCGAAGAATCACCAATAG